The Carassius gibelio isolate Cgi1373 ecotype wild population from Czech Republic chromosome B14, carGib1.2-hapl.c, whole genome shotgun sequence genome has a segment encoding these proteins:
- the LOC127971168 gene encoding annexin A5-like, whose protein sequence is MYPSILYDAHELHKAIKGVGTEDEVLIEIMASRTCDEIKDIAKAYKKEYGSKLEKDIMGDTSGHYQRLLVILAQGNREEGVDESRVEKDAKELFAAGEEKFGTDEDKFINILGNRSAEHLRRVFDAYKKIAGCDIEESIKDECTGNLEALLMAVVKCAKSVPAYFAESVRESMRRAGTDDETLIRIMVSRSERDMLDIRAVYKKKYGESLYSTIQEDTDGDYQKALLYLCGGND, encoded by the exons ATGTATCCATCCATATTATATGATGCACATGAACTCCATAAAGCCATAAAG GGAGTGGGTACAGAGGACGAAGTTTTAATCGAGATCATGGCATCCAGGACATGTGATGAGATAAAAGATATTGCCAAAGCTTATAAAAAAG AATATGGAAGCAAGCTGGAAAAAGACATCATGGGTGATACGTCAGGACATTACCAGAGGTTGCTGGTGATCCTTGCACAG ggaaacagagaggAGGGAGTGGATGAGAGCAGAGTGGAGAAAGATGCAAAG GAGCTGTTTGCTGCCGGAGAGGAGAAATTCGGCACGGACGAGGACAAGTTCATCAACATACTCGGCAACAGGAGCGCGGAACACCTGAGAAGAG TGTTTGATGCCTACAAAAAGATTGCCGGCTGTGACATTGAAGAGAGCATAAAAGATGAGTGCACTGGGAACCTGGAAGCACTGCTGATGGCTGTGG tTAAGTGTGCAAAAAGCGTGCCTGCTTATTTTGCCGAATCTGTTCGAGAATCTATGCGG CGTGCTGGCACTGATGATGAGACTCTCATAAGGATCATGGTGTCCAGGAGTGAACGGGATATGCTGGACATCAGAGCGGTATACAAGAAGAAGTATGGAGAATCACTCTACAGCACCATACAG GAGGACACTGATGGAGATTACCAGAAGGCCCTTCTCTACCTGTGTGGTggtaatgattaa